The following coding sequences lie in one Arachis ipaensis cultivar K30076 chromosome B05, Araip1.1, whole genome shotgun sequence genomic window:
- the LOC107642578 gene encoding peroxisomal acyl-coenzyme A oxidase 1, giving the protein MEGVDHLADERNKADFDVEQMKIVWAGSRHAFDLSDRISRLVASDPVFRKDDRTMLGRKELFKNTLRKAAHAWKRINDLRLTEEEAYKLRFFVDQPAFTDLHWGMFVPAIKGSGTDEQQQKWLPLAYKMQIIGCYAQTELGHGSNVQGLETTATFDPKTDEFVIHSPTLTSSKWWPGGLGKISTHAVVYARLITNGKEHGVHGFIVQLRSLDDHSPLPGITVGDIGMKFGSGAYNSMDNGVLRFDNVRIPRNQMLMRFSQVTREGKFVHSSVPRQLVYGTMVYVRKTIVTDASIALSRAVCIATRYSAVRRQFGSQNGGIETQVIDYKTQQARLFPLLASAYAFRFVGEWLNWLYTDVTQRLQVNDFSTLAEAHACTAGLKSLTTSATADGIEECRKLCGGHGYLNSSGLPELFAVYAPACTYEGDNYVLLLQVARHLMKTVSQLDSGNKPTGTTAYLGQVEKLLQYRSDVQRAEDWLEPNVVLKAFEARAAWLSVACAQNLSKFTNPEDGFQALSADLAEAAVAHCQLIVVSKFLEKLQQDIPGKGVKQQLQFLCGVYALFLLHKHLGEFLSAGCITPKQGSLANDQLRSLYSQVRPNAIALVDAFNYTDHYLGSVLGRYDGNVYPKLYEEAWKDPLNESIVPDGFHEYVQPMLKQQLRNARL; this is encoded by the exons ATGGAAGGCGTTGACCACTTGGCTGACGAGAGAAACAAAGCAGACTTCGATGTCGAACAGATGAAGATCGTTTGGGCGGGTTCCCGCCACGCGTTTGACCTATCTGACCGGATTTCTCGCCTCGTTGCCAGCGATCCT GTGTTTAGAAAGGATGATAGAACCATGCTTGGTAGAAAGGAGTTGTTTAAGAACACTTTGAGGAAAGCAGCTCATGCTTGGAAAAGAATTAACGACCTTCGTCTTACTG AGGAGGAAGCTTATAAGCTGAGGTTCTTTGTGGACCAACCTGCCTTTACGGATCTTCATTGG GGAATGTTTGTGCCTGCTATCAAAGGATCAGGCACTGATGAGCAGCAGCAGAAATGGTTGCCTTTGGCTTATAAGATGCAAATAATTGGTTGCTATGCACAAACAGAACTTGGTCATGGATCCAATGTTCAAGGGCTTGAGACAACTGCAACTTTTGATCCCAAAACCGACGAATTTGTTATTCATAGCCCCACATTAACTTCCAGCAAA TGGTGGCCTGGTGGATTGGGTAAAATATCCACACATGCTGTTGTTTATGCCCGTCTGATAACTAATGGAAAAGAGCACGGAGTGCATG GTTTCATTGTCCAGCTGCGGAGCTTGGATGACCATTCACCCCTTCCAGGTATAACTGTTGGTGATATTGGAATGAAATTTGGAAGTGGAGCTTATAACAGCATGGATAATGGGGTTCTTAGATTTGACAATGTGCGAATTCCAAGGAACCAAATGTTAATGAG GTTTTCACAGGTTACAAGAGAAGGAAAATTTGTGCACTCAAGTGTTCCAAGACAATTAGTTTATGGTACCATGGTCTATGTGAGGAAAACTATTGTAACTGATGCATCCATTGCTTTGTCACGAGCAGTTTGCATTGCTACAAGATATAGTGCAGTACGAAGACAATTTGGGTCACAGAATGGAGGTATTGAAACACAG GTGATTGATTACAAGACACAGCAGGCTAGGCTATTCCCTTTGCTAGCTTCTGCTTATGCATTCAGATTTGTTGGGGAGTGGTTGAATTGGCTTTATACTGATGTGACGCAAAGATTGCAAGTCAACGACTTTTCAACACTGGCTGAAGCTCATGCATGCACAGCAGGGTTGAAATCCTTGACTACTTCAGCTACTGCT GATGGAATTGAAGAATGTCGCAAGCTATGTGGCGGCCATGGTTACCTTAATAGCAGTGGTCTCCCTGAGTTATTTGCAGTCTATGCTCCTGCATGCACATATGAAGGAGATAATTATGTGCTGCTTTTACAG GTGGCAAGGCATCTTATGAAGACTGTTTCTCAGCTGGACTCTGGTAATAAGCCCACTGGTACTACAGCTTATTTGGGTCAAGTCGAAAAACTGTTGCAGTATCGTTCTGATGTTCAGAGAG CCGAGGATTGGTTGGAGCCTAATGTTGTGCTGAAAGCATTTGAAGCTAGGGCTGCTTGGTTGTCTGTTGCTTGTGCTCAAAACCTTAGCAAGTTCACCAATCCTGAAGACG GTTTCCAAGCACTCTCAGCTGATCTCGCTGAGGCAGCAGTGGCTCATTGCCAATTAATTGTTGTTTCCAA ATTCCTTGAGAAGTTGCAACAAGATATACCTGGAAAGGGTGTGAAACAGCAATTACAATTTCTTTGTGGGGTTTATGCTCTGTTTCTTCTTCACAAGCATTTGGGTGAATTTCTCTCTGCTGGCTGCATCACTCCAAAACAAGGATCACTTGCCAATGACCAATTGAGGTCCTTATATTCCCAG GTTCGGCCTAATGCGATTGCGCTTGTTGATGCATTTAACTACACTGATCACTACCTCGGTTCGGTTCTTGGTCGATACGACGGAAATGTGTATCCGAAGTTGTATGAGGAGGCATGGAAGGATCCTTTGAATGAATCAATCGTTCCTGATGGCTTCCATGAGTATGTTCAACCAATGCTTAAGCAACAGCTTCGTAATGCTAGGCTTTAG
- the LOC107642580 gene encoding transcription factor KUA1, whose product MTRRCSHCSNNGHNSRTCPNRGVKLFGVRLTDGSIRKSASMGNLTHYAASGSSSGSHHHASNNPGSPGGGDTPDHAAAEGYASEDFVPGSSSTSRERKRGVPWTEEEHRMFLLGLQKLGKGDWRGIARNYVTSRTPTQVASHAQKYFIRQSNVSRRKRRSSLFDIVADESADTPMVPQDQLQAETEGNNPLPPVPPALDEECESMDSANSNDRELALLKSDNPQSPFPVLYPTFYPPVFQLPIPGWSGYDPQPTKKKEAHEVLKPTAVHSKSPINVDELVGMSKLSLGDSIGDSAPSSLSLKLLEGPSRQSAFHATPACDSSNMNGSAIHAL is encoded by the exons ATGACGCGACGGTGCTCGCATTGCAGCAACAACGGCCACAATTCGAGGACGTGCCCCAACAGAGGGGTTAAGCTCTTCGGGGTCCGATTGACGGACGGGTCGATCCGAAAGAGCGCTAGCATGGGAAATCTCACCCACTATGCTGCGTCGGGTTCTAGTTCCGGGTCCCACCACCATGCATCCAACAATCCGGGTTCTCCCGGCGGTGGTGACACCCCCGATCACGCCGCCGCCGAGGGTTATGCCTCCGAAGACTTTGTTCCTGGGTCATCTTCTACGTCACGTGAACGAAAAAGGG GTGTCCCGTGGACTGAGGAGGAACACAGAATGTTTTTACTTGGATTACAGAAGCTTGGAAAAGGTGATTGGCGTGGAATTGCACGAAATTATGTCACATCAAGGACACCTACTCAAGTGGCCAGTCATGCTCAAAAATATTTCATCAGGCAAAGCAATGTGTCTAGGCGCAAAAGACGTTCCAGTCTATTTGATATTGTCGCAGATGAA TCCGCCGACACACCAATGGTGCCGCAAGATCAGCTACAGGCCGAAACAGAAGGCAATAACCCCTTGCCTCCTGTGCCTCCAGCCCTCGATGAAGAGTGTGAATCCATGGATTCTGCTAACTCAAATGACAGGGAATTGGCCTTGTTGAAGTCAGATAACCCGCAATCACCATTCCCAGTGCTGTATCCTACCTTTTATCCTCCTGTCTTCCAATTACCTATTCCCGGTTGGTCAGGATATGATCCACAGCCTACTAAGAAGAAGGAAGCTCACGAAGTGTTGAAGCCAACTGCAGTGCATTCTAAAAGCCCAATTAATGTTGATGAACTGGTTGGCATGTCAAAACTGAGTTTAGGAGACTCCATTGGGGACTCTGCCCCATCCTCCCTGTCCCTAAAACTCCTCGAAGGACCTTCTAGACAATCAGCTTTTCATGCAACTCCAGCGTGCGATAGTTCGAACATGAACGGCAGCGCAATCCACGCATTATAA